A genomic window from Candidatus Afararchaeum irisae includes:
- a CDS encoding uracil-DNA glycosylase, translated as MSHEYTVENCERCDALVESRSRIVDGVGAGESGVVFVGEAPGEQEDEEGEPFVGRSGEILTRKLEDLGVERDEVRITNTVRCRPPDNRDPYKSEIENCSEYLDDEIRFYDPDVICSLGRVPTSRLVGENVTMRDVIGSSMETEIGDETYTLVPCYHPAAMLYDSSKEEDIDETLEVVFSLAQTN; from the coding sequence ATGAGCCACGAGTACACTGTCGAGAACTGTGAGAGATGTGACGCACTCGTCGAGTCACGTTCACGTATAGTCGACGGCGTCGGAGCCGGAGAGTCGGGAGTCGTCTTCGTGGGTGAGGCTCCGGGTGAGCAGGAGGACGAGGAGGGCGAGCCCTTCGTAGGCAGGAGCGGCGAGATACTCACCCGGAAGCTCGAAGATCTGGGGGTCGAACGCGACGAGGTACGTATAACCAACACCGTGAGATGCAGACCACCCGACAACCGCGACCCGTATAAGTCGGAGATCGAGAACTGTTCGGAGTACCTCGACGACGAGATACGGTTCTACGACCCCGACGTGATCTGTAGCCTCGGACGTGTCCCTACTTCGAGACTCGTCGGCGAGAACGTGACTATGAGAGACGTGATAGGATCGTCCATGGAGACAGAGATCGGCGACGAGACCTACACGCTCGTGCCGTGTTACCACCCCGCGGCTATGCTCTACGACTCGTCAAAGGAAGAAGACATAGACGAGACTCTCGAAGTCGTCTTCTCTCTCGCTCAGACTAATTAA